The Coffea arabica cultivar ET-39 chromosome 1e, Coffea Arabica ET-39 HiFi, whole genome shotgun sequence genome has a window encoding:
- the LOC113688647 gene encoding putative germin-like protein 2-1 → MAVRIHIAAAILALVFTVVHASDPSPLQDFCVAVPDANAGVFVNGKICKDPKLVKPEDFFFPGLNKPGSTANPLGSNVTAVNVNQIPGLNTLGVSLARIDFAPYGLNPPHIHPRATEVLFVLEGTLVVGFVTSNPGMNMKNKLFTKVLNPGDVFVFPQGLIHFQFNQGHSNAVAFAGLGSQNPGVITIANAVFGSKPPISRDVLTKAFQVDKNVVKYLQSQFWWDNHYYP, encoded by the exons ATGGCAGTTCGGATCCATATTGCTGCAGCCATCTTGGCACTTGTTTTTACAGTTGTCCATGCATCTGATCCAAGTCCACTGCAGGATTTTTGTGTGGCAGTTCCTGATGCCAATGCCGGAG TATTTGTCAATGGAAAGATATGCAAGGATCCAAAGCTTGTGAAACCCGAAGATTTCTTCTTTCCAGGGCTTAACAAGCCTGGAAGCACAGCAAATCCACTCGGGTCCAATGTAACAGCAGTAAATGTCAACCAAATTCCAGGGCTCAACACTTTAGGTGTTTCCTTAGCACGCATCGATTTTGCGCCTTATGGGTTAAACCCTCCCCACATTCACCCTCGTGCTACCGAGGTCCTCTTTGTTTTGGAGGGCACTCTAGTTGTCGGTTTCGTTACTTCGAATCCGGGTATGAACATGAAGAATAAGCTCTTCACCAAGGTTTTGAATCCAGGAGATGTGTTTGTGTTCCCCCAAGGCCTCATTCATTTCCAATTCAACCAAGGGCATTCAAATGCTGTTGCTTTTGCTGGTTTAGGCAGCCAGAATCCTGGAGTCATCACCATTGCTAATGCTGTTTTCGGATCAAAGCCTCCCATTTCTCGTGATGTTCTCACTAAAGCATTCCAGGTTGACAAGAATGTCGTCAAATATCTTCAGTCACAATTTTGGTGGGATAACCATTACTACCCATAG
- the LOC113699637 gene encoding germin-like protein subfamily 1 member 18, whose amino-acid sequence MAFRFHIAAAILALVFTMVRASDPSPLQDFCVAVPDANAGGVFVNGKICKDPKLVEPEDFFFQGLNKPGSISKPLGSNVTQVNVNQIPGLNTLGVSLARLDFAPYGLNPPHIHPRATEVLFVLEGTLLVGFVTSNPGMNMKNKLFTKVLNPGDVFVFPQGLIHFQFNQGETDAVAFAGFGSQNPGVITIANAVFGSDPPISPDVLAKAFQVGNDVIKKLQSQFWWDNNYP is encoded by the exons ATGGCTTTTCGCTTCCACATAGCTGCAGCCATCTTGGCACTTGTTTTCACAATGGTCCGTGCATCTGATCCAAGTCCATTGCAGGATTTTTGTGTCGCAGTTCCTGATGCCAATGCCGGCGGTG TATTTGTCAACGGAAAGATATGCAAGGATCCAAAGCTTGTGGAACCCGAAGATTTCTTCTTTCAAGGGCTAAACAAGCCGGGAAGCATATCAAAGCCACTCGGGTCCAATGTAACACAAGTAAATGTGAACCAAATTCCAGGACTCAACACTTTAGGTGTTTCCTTAGCACGCCTCGACTTTGCGCCTTATGGTTTGAACCCTCCCCACATTCACCCTCGTGCTACCGAGGTCCTCTTTGTTTTGGAGGGCACTCTTCTTGTTGGCTTCGTTACTTCGAATCCGGGCATGAACATGAAGAACAAGCTCTTCACCAAGGTTTTGAATCCAGGAGATGTGTTTGTGTTCCCGCAAGGCCTCATTCATTTCCAATTCAACCAAGGAGAGACCGACGCTGTTGCTTTTGCTGGTTTTGGCAGCCAGAATCCAGGAGTCATCACCATTGCCAATGCTGTATtcggatcagatcctccaatTTCTCCTGATGTTCTTGCCAAAGCATTCCAGGTTGGAAACGATGTCATCAAAAAACTTCAGTCACAATTTTGGTGGGATAACAACTACccttaa
- the LOC113699645 gene encoding probable ribosome biogenesis protein RLP24, translating into MRLEKCWFCSSTVYPGHGIQFVRNDAKIFRFCRSKCHKNFKMKRNPRKVKWTKAYRRLHGKDMTQDSTFEFERKRNRPERYDRNVTENTLKAIKKIDKVRVDREARHHTMRMRGKKTMEQREAAKELEQSIHMVKAPALLQQEPSLTLPKIKVKVSQQLSEENRMEE; encoded by the exons ATGAGGTTGGAAAAGTGTTGGTTCTGCTCTTCTACTGTATATCCAGGACATGGTATACAATTTGTTCGGAATGACGCAAAG ATCTTCAGATTTTGTAGATCAAAATGCCACAAAAACTTCAAGATGAAGAGGAATCCTCGCAAAGTCAAATGGACCAAGGCTTATAGGCGGTTGCATGGAAAGGACATGACTCAG GATTCAACATTTGAATTTGAGAGAAAACGAAATAGGCCGGAGAGATATGACAGGAATGTCACGGAGAACACCTTGAAAGCCATTAAGAAGATCGATAAAGTCAGAGTTGATAGGGAGGCCAGACATCATACAATGAG GATGAGGGGAAAGAAAACCATGGAGCAGAGAGAGGCAGCAAAGGAACTGGAACAGAGCATCCACATGGTCAAAGCTCCGGCTCTACTCCAACAAGAGCCATCTCTCACGTTGCCAAAGATCAAGGTCAAGGTTTCCCAACAGCTATCAGAAGAAAATCGAATGGAAGAGTAA